cttcttctccttttttggcGACATGAGTAGAATAGATCATATTCACATTCTTGACCCCTGAAGAGAATTATTTTTGGCCTGAGTTGCTCGGCCCAGGCTGATCCCTATCCTCGCTGTCATCAGGCTATTATTTGTCCTGATTATCCGCCGCCACCTTACCAGACTGCTTGATCACCCAACAATTTTAGTTCGTACGATTGTCGGGCTTCTCGGGGCTGCCATGTATGTTGCATGGTTGATCCAAGAGCCAATCTAGCTACGAGGGGGTGCCTTTTCCACCTTATAAAGGCTTCTTCTTATTGCTCCCATGCCGGTTGCAGAAGGCGGCATGGACCTCGCCGTCCTTGGCGTCGCTGCTTGCTCCTCTATTGTGGCGCTTATTGTTCTTGTTACACCGAGGATTCCCGTTTCCGTCGCACCTTGGAGGTACCGGTGTTACCATTGCGGGTGCTCTTttgagctagccagttgtcctcaccaGAAAAAAATAGATTCACGAGCTGTGTGAGgcttgccattgtcctcggcttctcatGCCATAATTCCCTCGCCAGCTATTCATCGCCTATATTATGCTTGACTGTCGTGATTTCCTCTACATCCGGGCAGTCCACTATCTAGTTCTCCTAGTTTTTCCTAGATCAGATCATACACTAAGGTTCGATCGTCTAAGATCGCCAGGCTCTGAATCTGATTTAACATCTCATTCAGAAATACTTTGTTGGCCTCTCCCATATCCTGATCGAAGGTTGGGCTCAACTGGAGTTTGCCCGAGGTCGATCTGACATGGCTCGAGGTTTCCGTCGATTAAGCAAGATACCTGGCCCATTGATGTGGTACTCGGCTTCGAGCTTAAAGTGAGATCCGAGGTAAGTTCCATGCTATGGTCCTGATCCAGGACTGAATACGAGATCTGGATGAGGTGTCAGGGTGGTCCTCATCCTAGTCTGACACCCATCCTGAAAATGCGAGAGCGCCATGGGAATCCGCAGCGTACTCCAGGTTCCCAAATCTGACGATCTAGCCTAGCACATAATTTTTTATCTAGCCGAGGTGGCCAGGCGAATTAGCGTAAAGCGTAATGCTGTTAAAGACAAAGAGGTGTCCTGGAAAGAGGTCATGCTACAGCCGACGCTGTCGTCAATCTGGAGGCGACCCATCAAGCAGTTTAGATTTCTCAGAGGCACTTGTATAAGCCACCAATGTCGGATCTGaatctggcggatcttgggtagggggtcccaatctgataGTCTTGGCTAGATGGTAACTAGgacacaagggacacggtgtttagcCAACTTCGGGccttctcgaagaggtaaaacactACATCCTGCTTTGTTGTATTGATTGTGAATGGGGTACAAAGTACAGGTGATCTAGCACGAGATTGGATGTGAATATGTCCCTCTATGACCCTGGCACCTTGGTTTATAGACACCGAGGGTACCTAGGGTTTACATAATGTCGATTGTATCTAAAGGGCAACCGTGCCGAGGACTAACTCTATGTCTTGGAATTTACATCAAGTCTTCATGCCATTCCTTCCTGATGTTCCGGGCCTAGGCAAATGAAGCCCACCGATGATAAACttagggggtcctcggcccaacccATAGGTCGGGCAACCGAGCACCCGCTAATCCTGGACTCTGTCATGGTAACTTGCTCAAACCTCACCTTCTAGGGACATGCTCTTCTGAGTTCGCCAAGGTCTCTTAGTTAGCAGTCAAATGGCGCTCCAAGTTCGGTGCTCAGTCGGAATATACCATCGAGGAGGCAGTCAGTTTCCAAAAGGAAACCCTGATGGACTCGGGGACTATTGATAGGGGAACACCTCCGGGCTAGGCCCACAACTATGTATGGCCCAACCAAAGTCCTAGGCTCATGAAGATTACAACTCACAAGACAACCAAGCGAGGGGGTGCTTCCACTAGCTAAAGTGCCTACAATCGCATGACATTCCTTTCTTTTGAAAAATAACCAAGACTTTATTCATTAGAGATAAGAAGTACATCGTTTGTGAGGATCATTACAATTTCATTTAAGGGTTCCTCAAACCAATTGGAAGTCAAAGAAAATCCAGCTAATCTAGAAAGCTCATGAGCTACTTTATTTCCTTCTCTATTACAATGTTCGAATCTAGTAGTAATGAAATCACAAGCGTAATGAAAACAATCGTCGAAAATTGCCGCCGCCGCACCCGCCGATTGTGCTCCATCCTGCATAGTTTCAATCACCTCTGGGTTATCCGAGTTAATAATAAGGCGATCACATCCCGCCCTTTGCGCTAGTGATAGACCAAATTTGAGAGCCAAGGTTTCCGCCATTAACACATCCGTGCAATGGTCAATCTTCCCATTTCCTCCCGTAATAAATCTACCTATGTCGTCTCTCAGGACCGCCCCATCGTGCCCCTAAGCAAGTCATGGTCAAAAGAAGCATCAACGTTAAGTTTCACAAAACCTCTGGGGGGCACAACCACCCCCCTTTTTATATAGGCCTTGGGCGATAAAGCATTTACGAAGTTTGTGGTAAGGGCTGAACCCCCATTGAAATCTGAATTGCATTTTGCGTTTTCTCCTTGTGCACCAATTTTTGTCTTTCCCACCATAGATACCATGCTGAGACAGCAATCATCTCACGCACATTTTTGTAGCCCATCAACCACAATTCTTGGTCTGAAAGAAGTAGTAGATATTCCAACACTGCCTCGCCAGCACGGTCGACTTTGCAAGCTTTATCAATAATGTCATCCAACCCCAGCCTTTTCCAAACCTCCTTTGCTTTACTGCACCGAAAGAGCATATGCTTTGTATCTTCTAAACCCTCAAAGAAAGTAGGGAAAATGGATGAGACCTTCATATGTTTGTTAGCGAGCGTAATCCGGCATGGGAGTGTTCCATGAAGCGTACGCcatataatttttttaacttttgcCGGACAAGCTAACTTCCATATCTTACTTCAAATGGGGTTAATTGTGGTTCGCCCCATTCCATTAGAGTGTCTTAATTTGCTAACATACTGATGATCCCACTCGATAGAGTAAGCTGACCGAACCGAAAACATACCATTTTTCGGATACTCCAAGCAATGAAATCTGGCATATCATGTTGCTAGAGTGGAATTGAAAGAATCCATTGTACATCGACGGGCCACGTAGTTTGTCTAATCAAATCTTCATCCCAATTATTGGAAACAGGATCAATTAGGTCAACTACCTTAGTTAACAGTTGTCCCGCCATAGGCGTTACAACTTTCCTATTGGCACAACTTGGGATCCAGGCGTCTTCCCAAATACTGATGTTTTGTCCATTCCCCACTCGCCAAATATAACCACGTTTCAGAGAATTTGTGCCTACCATAATGCTTTGCCAAgtaaaagatgatcccttccttagCTTGGAGTTCAACAAATCACCATCGGGGTAGTACTTAGCCCTTAGGATAGAGGCACACAAGGAATCGGGATTATCCAAAAGACGTCATGCCTGTTTGGCGAGCAATGCCAGGTTGAAAGAGTGAATATCACGAAATCCCATTCCTCCTTGATTTTTGGGTACGCACATTTTCCACCAGGACATCCAATGCATCCTCTTCTGATTCTTCTCGTCTCCCCACCAGAAATGCACTATCGTGTCAATGATTCCTTTACAAAAAAattaggaattttaaagaccggCATTGCATAGGTGTGTATGGCTTGGATCATAGCCTTGAGCGGGATCTCCTTTCCCCTGACAGATAGTAATTTTTCCTTCCAATCACTAATTTTATTAACAATACGATTTAATCAGAAATTGGAAACAATATATTTTATCTATTCCCACATTTGCTGGCAAACCCAAATACTTATCACTGAGAGCCTCCGTCATTATATTCAGCTTTGTACACAATTGCTCTCTTATTTCCACCTTTGTGTATGGGCTGAAGAAAATGTTGGATTTTTCAACACTTATCAATTGTCCTGTAGCCTCACAATATAAATCTAGCACTGCTTTGAGAGCTTCCACACTATGTTGGTTGGCTTTCATAAGAATCAAAGAATTATCCGCAAAGAGAATATTTGTGGTAGGTGGAGCGTCTCTACAAACTCTTACTCCTGAAATTTTCCCATTTTCCTCCGCATGTGTAAGTAGAGCGTTCAAACCCTCAGTGCACAACAAGAAGAGGTATGGTGACAACGGGTCTCCCTGTCTCAAACCCCTTGTAGGCTTCAAGCTCTCACTTTCCTTCGCATTAATCCTTACTCTGTACTCGACCGTTGAAACGCACTGCATAATAAAATTTATCCAATCTTGACGGAAACCCAGTcgcaacataatttcttttaaaaaAGGCCATTCAACTCTGTCATAAACTTTGTGCATATCAAATTTTATAGCGCACAAACCCTCTCTACCTTCTCTTTTATTCTTGATTGTGTGAAAACACTCATATGCTACTAAAATATTATCTGTTATCAGTCTGCCGGGCACAAAGGCACTTTGAGTTGGGCTAATAATATGGAAACCTTCAATCGAGAAGCCACATTCCTTTTAGTCTGACGAAGCCCTCCGATCGGTCACTAGCATGACCAGTAACAGTCGACCTTCTATAGTCGTCCAAGGGAGGGGTCACCCACAATCTCCATGAAGCATTGAAGGCAGCCGTTCGGTGAATATCTACAGTTAACTACGATCATTACTGGTCAGTTAAGGCCATGAGCCGTTCGGTGAATATCTAGTTAACTACGGTCATTATTGCTCAGTTAAGGCTATGAAACAATCGGTCGTGTCTAGCCGTTACTGCTACTATCAATATCACCCTATTATGACACCTCTTCTAGTATTCTAACCTATAAGGATGCTAGCCGACCCTCCTTCACGGAGCTCCTCCCGTGCGTATTGCTCGTGGTCGTCGGATGGGCTTTGACTTCCTCTGCTGACATTGGATCGGTTGACTGCATGGTAATAAGTTTGACCAGTGCTTGTTCTTCACGTTTGAATGACTTGTGGCCCTTCTTCAGTGAGGTTCGGCTGGTCCTTCCTAGGTGAATTGGATCGTTGATGAAAGTCAATCTGTCCGGTTGCTACACGTGGTGGTAGAGGAAGAGTTAATTACATCTACAGTACAAAAACTTGCAGCGAACTAACAAAATCATACACAAACTAAGTTTGACCAGTGCTTGTTCTTCACGTCTGAATGACTTGTGGCCCTTCTTCAGTGAGGTTCGGCTGGTCCTTCCTAGGTGAATTGGATCGTTGATGAAAGTCAATCTGTCCGGTTGCTACACGTGGTGGTAGAGGAAGAGTTAATTACATCTACAGTACAAAAACTTGCAGCGAACTAACAAAATCATACACAAACTAAAAAACCCCAGAAAAATGGTACACTAACTTATCTAACAACACATTTTGATACATTTTCCGTTAATCATAACGGTGCACCGTCCTCCGCTGTTAACTGCGTCAACGTGACCTTGCTTCCCCTCTACCCTGTGCGGGTCCCAATTGTCAGTGGGATTCGAGCTACAGACCAACCAATGTAGAGAGAACTCGTTGACCAAGACGCTACTCCACCCATGGTGATATAACTGAGGAGACAGTATATATATTCTAAGTTTCAGACACGTACTCGCCTTTTTTGACTGTTACCGTTTTTTATGTGTTCTTTTCGGTTCGtttttttcttttatctttttttaGATCTTGGGTATTCTTCAGTTttttcccctttttatttttacaCATTTCTTTTTTGTACACCTTTTGCAATATATGGTGAACTCTTTTTCCAATGCGGTCGACTTTTTTCTAATATATGGtgcacatttttttcaaatacacacTGGACTTTTTCATATACGTTTTTTTGTAAATACACACTGATCATTATTGTATAAATTCACACTGAACATTATTAATATATGATGAATAATTGGTTATATATATTGAACATCTTTTAATATACAGTGATCTTTCTTTAATTATACGATGAACATTTATTAAATACACACTAATCATTATTGTATATGATGAATTTATTAATGTATATTAAACCTTTTTACGCTTATATTGAACTTTTTTTATAGAACACATACTAGacaattttctaaaataatttttctACTGTATCAAAactttttttacaaaacacatacTAAAAAAGAACACACATGTTTCCTAGAGCAACTCCAATATCTTAAGTAATTTTCAAAAACTTCATGAAATATAGAGCCTGAACAAAACGTTGAAACTTTCATCTCTTTAAGGGTCTAATATCCCGTGAAATGAATTATATCGTGAATTCTTCATATGAGATGAAATTTAAATACATTATAACTGAGCACCCTTCGAGTCCTCTCAGACCATCGGCATTTCTATTCATTGCATTGCCACTTGTAGTTGTTTTTGGCCGTCAGATTCATTGTTAGTCCCACCTAAATCTCGTCCGCAGGCTGACTCGCGCGTCAAGCTGCGCTGGCCTTTTTGAGCCGCTGCTCCAGTGGTTTTTTTGGGTGTCTTACGTTCAATTGGGTCTACTGGCCTACTGGGCATGTACTACCATCGCCTTATTTTTTTTGTTTATTTATCTCTCTGTCCCACTGACGACTGGGACCCACATAAGACAGACGGAGAGCAAAAGGGCAACGTGGCGGCAGTTAACAGCGACGGACCGTGCACCGTTATAGTTGACGGAAATTGTACCAAAACATGCTATTAGTTAAGTTAGTGTACCATTTTTCTGTGGTTTTTTAGTTTTTTATGATTCCGTTATTTCCCTACAAGTTATTGTACTGCACCATCGCCTTATTTTTTTTGTTTATTNNNNNNNNNNNNNNNNNNNNNNNNNNNNNNNNNNNNNNNNNNNNNNNNNNNNNNNNNNNNNNNNNNNNNNNNNNNNNNNNNNNNNNNNNNNNNNNNNNNNNNNNNNNNNNNNNNNNNNNNNNNNNNNNNNNNNNNNNNNNNNNNNNNNNNNNNNNNNAGTTGACGGAAATTGTACCAAAACATGCTATTGGTTAAGTTAGTGTACCATTTTTCTGGGGTTTTTTAGTTTTTTATGACTCTGTTATTTCCCTACAAGTTATTGTACTGCACCATCGCTTTTTTTTTGTTTATTTATCTCTCTATCCCATTAACGACTGGAACCCACATAGGacagagggagagcaaaagggcaaCGTAGCGCTAGTTAACAGCGACAGACCATGCACTGTTATAGTTGACGGAAATTGTATCAAAACGTGCTATTGGTTAAGTTAGTGTATCATTTTTCtgggtttttttagttttttatgaTTCTGTTATTTTCCTACAAGTTATTGTCTGCAGATGTAATTAACTTGTAGAGGAAAGGCGAAGACAACCGGACGTGCGACGATGTCAAATCGTTTGTCTCTTGCACAGTGCATTTTTTCGCTCAGTCCCCACAGACGCCTCCCACATGGAAAAAAAATCCTATACGACCTGGTCGTATACCTCTGTTCTGGAGACCCACTACATTGAGCAACACGTGGCAGTACCAATCTTAAAGCAAACAGGTGACTTCACCTCAACTTATCCTCGATCCTTCTCCAAATCTCGATTGCAACCACAGCGAGTAACTTGCCGACAAGGACGACGTCGTAGCAAGACGGCGGTTCTTTGGGCAGACGGCGGCAGCCGACCAAACAACTTCATTGTCATCTCGCTAGACTAGATGAATTTTCTTGGACTCCTGTGGTATCGAGATGAAGTGCTCACGACACCGGCGGCAAGCAGTTAACCTTCACCAAATTTCGATTCCAACCACAGCGAGTTCCTTCCCGACGATGAAGACGCCATGGCAAGACGACGGTGCTCTGGCCAGACCGGCGGCGAGCAGCAGAGTTTCGCCGGTGTCGAGGAGCGTGGCCTCCACCGGCAGGGGCGACAGgcagtaccaccaccagcaggcatCACGTCCGGAGCGAAGCGCTGGCGACAGGCCTCGCGAACTCGTTGAATGCAATGACGGATGGGTAGTTGGGATTTCACAGCGGGATTGAAGAAGAAGTCGTCTCAATGCTTTAAGATTAGTACTGTCACGTATTACTCAATGCAGTGGGTCTCCACAACAGAGACCCACTGCATTGAGCAACACGTGGCCCCTTCTTCTTGATTCCTTCCTTCCTCGCTTGTCACCCGCCACAGCTGCACCCCTCTTCCATCATCTCTTTCCTCTCGCATCCTCCCGCGCCGGACGCCGCTAGGCTCCTCCCTATCTCGTCCCGGCCCGACCCAGGTGGATCCAGGGGTAGCAGAGAGGAGGAAGGGAGATAGAACGACGGGGAAGGGGATGAATAGCAGAGAGGAGGAAGGGAGGTAGAGGAACGACGGGGAAGGGGATGGACAGGAGCTTCATGCCCAAAGTCCAGTCGCCCCAGGCCGTGCCTACACGAGCAGCGCCGTGGGTAGATGCTTCCCCGCCCAACGAGGATGGCGAGGTAGGTGTTGACAATGGCAGCCCGAGGCCGTCAAATCCGTCACCATGGCCGTTCTTTTGGTCGAGGCCGCCCTCGTTCACGTGCTCCTCCTCACCCCCACGGCTAGACGCTGGCGAGGCCAGCCTCCCCTCCATGCGCAGGTACTTCCCCGCTCCTTTCCGTGCTCTCTCTCTTCCCCTGATATATCTCTCTGTTGTACACGGAAGCAAATTTGTCCAATTCTCAGTCTAGATTTAATGAAGAAAACTGCAGTTCATACAATGCCAATTATGGATATGGATCCATCTTGCTGTGCCGGATGAAGGGCTGGATGGAATAAGAATTGCTTCCTCTAGATACTATTCACAGAACCGCACTTCGTATAATTATAGTGTACATCTGTTCATGCTTGGCACTATTGGGTGTTTTACTGTTTGGTCACTGGTTGTTGTAGAGATTTCCAGGAAGATATAATCAGGAGGGACTATCTAATAGTTGCTAAAGTTTCTTCTAAACTCGCTCAAACTATTTCTAACCAGGAGAAACAATCTAATAGTTTCTAAGTATGCCTGTTGGATGTTTAGTTTAACTAAGTGAGGCTTGTCTTGTACAATGCACTTGCATCTCTGAACTCCTGCTAAAATTGTTTCACATTTTTCAACAGAGATCGGGTTGTGCTTACTTATACTTCGCTCTAAGCTATTCCTTCCTAATTATCATGTATTTCATGTCAGATTATCTTCGTCTCTGGTGTTTCGCTGGCCATTGGGCTGAAGTCAACCGTACAGTTCTTCACAAAGCCCAAGAATCGCAAGGTCACATGCATGTAACGATGCAGGCCTAAGAATTAGTCATGTATCCAAATTGTTCAGTTCCAGTTCAGTTATGAGCTAACAAGATCACCTGAATGTGCAGGGTTCGATTGCTTTCAGGGTCGTACttttccttgtccttattggctggCCTGTCTTCAGTATGATGGCAGAGTCGTATGGCTTTGCCCTGCTATTCAGGTTTGTAGATCCTCTATTGTGCATTTATATGATCATCTGATGTCTGTTTTTCAGTGTGCATTAATAAATGGTAGAAACTTTTGGGTATTGTATATGACTGGTACTGAATTTCTCACAGTAGGTTCTGGCCTACTGCTGCTGTTTACCTACAAAAAAACTCCACCATCGGTTGGATTTTCTGACAGAGAGATGCATTATTGGCGAAACATTATTTAGTAAAAAAGTatgtagaggtgaactttagaggtgaactttagaggtGAAATGTTGTGGATGTTCTGACAGAGAGATGCTTGGACTAACTTTAGCGTCACACCTTATTCAATATCTGGGTATTGGGTTCTACTAATTGTCAGTGCCTTAATTTTTGTTTTCCTCCCAATGCCATGTGATATTTACTGGACTATAATTCACATGCTTGCAAGTCGTCatcgtgtctctctctctctctaactgcCCCCCTCCCTCATCTTGGCTTGCAGGTCACCTCTGTGTCTCCCGCCAGTCCACGACATAGGTTGCAATCTAGGTTGTTGCCAAGTTAACTTTAGGATGGTAACCTACAATGTACAACCCAAGAGATCGGCAGTGTTTATTATACTGTCATGCCTCTACTTCTGTGTTGTATATATAGCTGCTTGTATATCTAATTGGATTGTTCAGATTAAATACTTTATGAAATTACTAATACATGAAAATTTTGTTTCTTTAGTTCTCTATGAAATCCATGTGATACTTCTCTGTTGTATACATGGCATGACAGTATAATTTCATAGAGAAGCTCACAAAATCTAATGCTTCTGATGTCAAATTCAGATTAAATTTATTAACTAGCTCATTCAGGTATTACAGCGGAAAACAACATTTGTTTTCTAGATTCAGTTTTTCTTTTGTAAAAATAGTTGGATGGTGATCATAATGAAACATTGCATTTTTTATACAAGTTGCTGGTACAATCTACAcc
The Triticum dicoccoides isolate Atlit2015 ecotype Zavitan chromosome 3A, WEW_v2.0, whole genome shotgun sequence genome window above contains:
- the LOC119271567 gene encoding uncharacterized protein LOC119271567; the encoded protein is MAVLLVEAALVHVLLLTPTARRWRGQPPLHAQIIFVSGVSLAIGLKSTVQFFTKPKNRKGRTFPCPYWLACLQYDGRVVWLCPAIQVTSVSPASPRHRLQSRLLPS